A genome region from Anastrepha ludens isolate Willacy chromosome 3, idAnaLude1.1, whole genome shotgun sequence includes the following:
- the LOC128856619 gene encoding uncharacterized protein LOC128856619 gives MKLLTFNIMSLCALVACITFTSAQQTFYPALKVRQVPALVNGQLSLVVNSVELAQPRVATRDAQGRPLVPQQRVPIQLSRQGPAVSRNLLAGQSLGGQQISWQPVGK, from the exons ATGAAG CTACTCACTTTTAACATCATGAGTTTGTGCGCTCTTGTCGCCTGCATTACCTTCACCAGCGCTCAACAGACTTTCTATCCTGCCCTTAAAGTGCGTCAGGTTCCTGCACTCGTCAATGGACAGCTGAGTTTGGTGGTAAACTCCGTGGAACTGGCTCAACCAAGGGTAGCGACACGTGATGCACAGGGTAGGCCACTAGTGCCCCAACAGAGGGTGCCAATTCAATTGAGCAGACAGGGACCGGCTGTAAGTAGAAACTTATTGGCAGGACAGTCACTCGGCGGACAGCAGATAAGCTGGCAACCTGTGGGAAAATAG
- the LOC128856618 gene encoding cuticle protein 16.5, giving the protein MKFLICLALLFAVAQANPGLVAPLTYSAAAVPAYASYAAAPYAAYSTYAAPAVATYSHAAYSAPAVATYSHVAAPAVYSAPVARVAAVAPVAYTAPIVSTLLKKK; this is encoded by the exons ATGAAA TTCCTCATCTGTTTGGCTCTCCTCTTCGCCGTTGCCCAAGCCAACCCCGGTTTGGTGGCTCCTTTGACATACTCCGCCGCTGCCGTGCCCGCTTATGCCTCCTACGCCGCCGCACCCTACGCCGCGTACTCGACCTATGCCGCACCAGCTGTTGCTACCTACTCCCACGCTGCTTACTCTGCTCCAGCTGTGGCCACTTACTCACACGTTGCTGCTCCAGCTGTCTACAGCGCTCCTGTTGCCCGTGTTGCGGCTGTTGCTCCAGTCGCCTATACCGCTCCTATTGTGTCTACTTTGTTGAAAAAGAAGTAA